The Prionailurus bengalensis isolate Pbe53 chromosome B1, Fcat_Pben_1.1_paternal_pri, whole genome shotgun sequence genomic interval AAATAactataactattaaaaaaaatttactatcttTATACTTAAACAGAAACACTTCAAAATACATACTGAGAAGTATAAAATATAGACTTTAATGACAGCACGGATCATTTTTCTCGGATCTAATGGATGCAATACTAAGGCAGAAAAAAGCGGCAGTGATAATTTTGGCCGGGGAACCagcatttattctttctctctcccaaggAGAGTCAAGGTAGGAATACATATCATTAAAGAGTCAAAAACTGACGCAAAAATCAGGAAGTGGTTACTCCTAATATTAGATGACAGGAACAAATATTAAACATAGTTTACAAAATGTATAACCAGCAAGAAAAGCCatataaacactttaaaagaaattaaccAATGCCAACATGACATTCAGTCAACAACTACTTACAAAAGTCTTACACACCACTCCAAAAATAGTATCTTTCAAAATTTTACACGCAAATTGGGTGTATCATTTTATTAACATAatcatattaattaaaataattttttaaaaagaagtttttatcTAAGTGGAATTTTAGAACTCCACAGGAAGATCCCAGTAAATAATCAGAATTTTCAAATCAACATAACTATACATTAAATGTTTTCAACCATAACCTTTTATTTTGCTACACAGTATACTGCATTGATACAAAGCAAAAAGGCTTTAAATTTCTAACTAGTCTTAATACTACATACCATTCTTGAAAACTAAATTTTTgctaaaaaagaatgcaaataaaaatattataaacttaTATTGGATTTTAAAAGCACTTACATTTCATTGGTAATGAgtagttataaaattaatttcccttCACCGtaagtgatattttttaaattgtgaaggAAACTGTGTACTAGATTATTAGTTAGGAACCCACAATTCTCATTCCCACTTAGCTGACAAGCACTGAAtgtccttgggcaaatcactAAGCTTCTCTGAATCTTAGTTTTTCTCAATTGTGAAATATGCAAGTTTGACTAGATGATCTATCTATCTCTAAAGTTCCTTCCAGGTCTAATACTTTTtctcaccaaaaagaaaatatttctttgttctgaaattgTGGCAAATGATGGAACATAAATCAGAAGATTAGGGAGAATTTTTTCCACTTACAAAAGCccaatgaaaatattctgcatTGTGTAGCGAGCATGATTTACTACTTTGGGAAGGTTATAAAGAGCTggaaggaataaaatataaaacagcaCTGATTTAAATCTAACTGTAATAAACTACCTATGATAAGTCTCCTTACAGCTACGAAGGAGTGCTTTCTACTTTGAAAGATTAATAATTCTCAATTTCTGGTAAGAGAAAGCAGAACGAAATAGGGCAGGCAGGACTTAAACAAAACGGGGGAGTGTCCTGGTAAGGAAGGACAGCACCTGGGGCAAAGCAGAGGAGGCCACGACTGGCCCCTGTGGAGAGAAGTCGAAGAGTGGCAATCCTGATTTAGAGAAGGGGCTGAGAAAGCAGAGCAGTGGATGGAGAGATGGCTGTTCTGGAGGACataaaatacactgaaatatGGGCTTTGCTGTAGTCCTTAGGCAGATACCAAAGGGcattttgtctgtttgcttttatttggaaaaggaaTTATGTAACGTGGAATGGAATTTTCTAAtgcaaatggaaggaaagatgaaaatcatTACAAAGGAAGAGGTGATGCACGGCTAGAATCCAAGTAGAATGGATTCGGACTTGAGAGTCTGGCAAAATGAGAGATGCAGTAAGAAATAGAACAGCTGCCTCTGAAGATACAATAATAACTAACCACTCTCTCCTAATCTGccagccttctttcctttctaattGGGAGGTCTTTGTTTCCAAccattcaggaaagaaaaaaaaaaaaaaaaaagtcaaggctCTCGACAACTTCCACCCACTTACGAATGTCTTTAATTACTGTAACTTCCattctctcctgtctcttcttttcCAAAAGGTTAATTAAtactcaccacccccaccccatcctgctcTAAAGCAATGCTGGCCAATGTAATTCTCTGAAATGATcagaatgttctgtatctgcacATTCCAACAAAGCAGCCACTAGCACGTGTGGCTACTGAACTGAAATGCTTACAAAGCAACTGAGGAATTGAATTtgcattctgatttaattttatttaatagctACATGTATTTAGTGGCTACTTTATATTCTGACCTACCTAGAACCCCTTCTACAACCTCTGGAACCTTGACTTATAATCAACTTCTCCCTTCCCActgtttcccctctctccctttaaCTTAAAACATGGACCCAAATCTGTCCCAGCTTAAACAACAAAAGCTCAAATGTTCCTTTAACCTTGTTTGTTCCTTACAGTTACTGGCTTATGGTATTTGCATCAAAGGAAGCGTTTTCAAAGAACGTTCTATCCACAATCTCTTATCCAAACCTTCATAGTCAGAAACTtttcaaaattcagtttctcagattttagaaaaatgtcaTAGTATATGGCCCTTATATTGCTTCCTATCCATCCATTCAGTGATTTGAAGCAGCAatgcataaacaaacatttatatttctaCAACAAAATGCAGGAAAATCACATTTAAGATAAAGATTATAAACAGATTTATGTCAGTGTAGGTCAGGGTCTAAAATGAATTAAGTCAGATTTTATCATCAGTTTAATTACTAAAAAAgctttgtaggggcgcctgactggctcagttcaTAGAACAtgttactcttgatctcaaggtcgagagttcaagccccatgctagaaaaataaataaataacaaaaatttttaaaaataaagctttgtgGTTGTTAGAATTTTTTGGATTTTAGATAAGGAATTGCAAACCTGTACTTTCTAATTCTTTACTCTTCACTGCAAACTAGATTGAAAGAAcgaaggaaggaaatgaatgtCTGCTGAGAGCCCATTACTTGCCAGGCATTACCTCTGATTATTTCATCTGATTCCAAAAGCTCTTTAAGAgaggtattattatctccatcGGGAGATCAAGAAACTGAAGGAATCACAAATTAGttacttgcctaaagtcacatagCTAGCCAATGTCAATCATTCAAATCCAGGCCTTAATCCAAAGTTGATGGTGTTTCACTTACATTCTGTGATCTTCAAAGCTAGTATTTACACAAACTtcacaaagcattttcacatgGATTTTCTCACTTGACAACAGTTCTGTAAGGcaggtaattattatttttctcacattATAGACAAAAAAGCTGAAAGCCTTTAAGACCAGCCTAACAAGTATAACTTCTTTGAAGCCTCCCTGAGGTCCAATTTAGCACTTCTTCTTTGCTAGATCACTAAagtttgttagtattttcaaTTAATGGGACACATTAGtaatttttccttatatttctgtATCTTCTAACAGTCTAAGACAATTTCTCAGGGACAAGgaccatgtcttattcatctACACTCCTTCCATACCTAGCTGAGTGCCTGACATCTACTGGACGTCACAAAACGTAGAATGAAGGAAGACACAAATGCACAACAAACATGCTGAGTTTAGGGTGGTGGTGGAACATACAGGTGATATCCAGCAGAAAAGGTGATCAAATAAAGTTTATACATACGTTGGACCATAAAATGTTGAAATTCATTTCAAGAGAAGTTTCTACCTTGGGCAATATGATCAGTAATACCAGTGGGAGTAGATTCATTCATAGAAGCACTGAATGGAATTGGCTCATAATGAGGAAGCATGTCTTTTTCTATGTTGTCTGCTGCTGGAGATGTCACAAAAGATGAATGACCACTCACATTTGAGTCATATTTTGACTTCTGAGAATAGTGCCTGTAATTCATATTGTATAAGAAACACAAGTTACTGTCTACACCCTAAGAAGTGTGTCAACATATAAAAACTAGTTATCTTATTTTCTAAAGGAATCATGTAATTTTAACATGGTCATTTATGATAGCAAAATGAAGTCTTTCTCTCCAccacaaaaaccttaaaaatagatTCTGACCCATTTATACAACTTAAAAATGTCACTCTTAATATAGAAGAAAAGTGCCATTAGTCAATATTCTAATCCCTAAGCTTCAGAgatcatttttaatgtgtttaaagtTCTTAGAAAAAAAGTACTTCAAATCAGAAATATGTCCAGTATGTCCAGTTCCCACATTAATTGGGAAGTTACTTCCATAGCTAGCAGGCCATAAACACTATTTAGCTAAGGCAGATACGTAAGGATTACTAGCATTCATGGACTTTATCATTTATAACAATTTATCTATTAAATCTACTTAATTACATTATTGATCTACCTATCCAGATGGAcaggattcatttatttatactaacataattaaaacaaaaatttggagAATGTACATACATAACAACAGAAGGATTAAGAGATGGGACTGATGAAATTTGGGAATTCAAAAGAAAAGTCCAAAATATAGTAATCAAAAGTGTTTGCCAAATTAAAATCCTTTATTCTGGGATTAGCATTCCCGATAGGATGCAACTCTCTATTTAAAAcaaaggtaggggtgcctggctggcttagttggtaaagccatgagactcttgatcttggggtcataagttcaagccccatgttgagtgtagagtttactcaaataaataaataaaattttaaaaaaaacaaattaaaaacaaaagcagacaaaTTTTACTCCAAGTAAAACAGAAATAGTTTTAGCTTGCTGGAAAATGGCAAGTTTCCAATGGTCCTTCAGGTTAGGCAATGTTTCATGCCCTCAATTATGGCAATAtccaattacaattttttttagctaaaattaaaaacctttaataaaaatcagagtttGGCCTACCCAGATGGTGAAGATCGCCGTGCCTGTCCTGAGCGTAAAGCTTCTCCAAGAGGGGAATTCTCAAGATTCTTGAACTTCTCTTGGCAAGTTTTCACGTAAGAAAGCTTTCCAGCAAAATATCCCATGATACAAGCAacttatttgtaaaaacaaacaaaaaatgtgacTCAATGTGTCCATTTAGATAAAAATCTTTCCTAAAAGGAAAGTTGTTAAGAAATGTGAGCCTGAATAGAGGTCGTTGGTACGGGAAGACTGAGATTCCTCGAAATAATGGTACAAGTACCATTATATCAGCCTTAGAGCAAACAGAGTCTGTAGATATAATTcactttcacaaaataaaataatccaaaataaagtTGCTTTAAGATATACAAATTTTACTTTACTAATTATTAATATAGACAGGAAAGACGTGGTAAAAGTATAACGGAAATGTGGAATTAAAGCAGAGTTCTAGCCTAATCAGAAGGATTTTAGGCCGTTTCttttcctgtaaaatgggaatgctaCCATTTGACCTGCTAATTTCAtaagactgtttttaaaattaggtgcAACAAACcccttaaaataatgaattacgAAGTGATACCTAAACATGGCTAGTGTTGCATCATTATGTGTTTATTTCCAATATAAAAGAGAGGCTAACCTGGGAAGATTGATAGAAAAGCCACAAGTGctcttttttaaagcaatttattaGCTTCTTTCCTATAAACCATACTATAGTATGTAAGTAAATTATGCTTGCTTACgctttaaaatgtaaagagatttttaaaagttggacTTAATTTTAAGACACTTTACTCTGGTTCATCACTACTTGACAACTTTCTTTCCTCATAAACcaagagaatttattttaaaatactgtctcCTTACACATCACTTAAGAGGaatagttttattatattataaagaaaaaaattcctcctATTAGTAACTTGTGATTCTTAATGCCCAGGTAGTCAGTCTGTTTAATGAAAAGCTTAAACAAACTAGTCAAAACAAATACACCAAATAATGGCTAGGAGTTAGATGAGACAAAACATTTGGTAAAAActacttattttacttagaaagGAAAACTAGGGTTATTCATACTTACATAGAAGTTTAGGGATGGACCCATATCTGGGGTGACTTGAAAGGATTCCTGAAGATAAAAGGGTAGATATTCCTGAGTAACACTATTGGAGATAGACACATTTACATAAttagaatatttcattttctattaaaataaaaaggtttatgCCAATGTTTATGCTAAATGtaagaaaatgacacaaataagCAAACTATTTCTGTGAATCATAATCTTCATCTCTTCTAATGggagacaaaataataaatttggaatTGCAGTATAAAGACAGATCTATTTCTCAGCAGCTTTGGGCAACCcacaaagataaaaggaaagatcAGTATGGACTACCTTTAAATACTACCTGACAACATTAGCTCTCTCCATAACCCCAGAGAGGTCTAAGACTATAActactgggcgcctgggtggctcagtcagttaagcggccgacttcggctcaggtcatgatctcgcggtccgtgagttcgagccccgcgtccggctctgtatcgacagcacagagcctggagcctgtttcagattctgtgtctccctctctctgaccctcccccgttcatgctctgtctctctctgtctcaaaaataaataaacgtttaaaaaaaaaaaaaagatataactacttaaaacagaaaaccaaagcgcctcggtgctcagtcggttaagcgctggACTCATTCAGCCCAGATCAGGATcatagtttttgagttcaagccctgcatctggctctgcattgacagtgcagacagagcctgcctgggattctgtctcctcactctgcctctcccccactagttctcgctctcaaaattaaataaacctttttttaaaagagagagaaaaccaagtaaatccaacattaagagaaaaatgaaatccaaatgacTCTATAATCTATTAGCACAGGTGAATTTATTAGCAAGATCACTTGAAACAAAGTCAATacacaaaaaaaatatgtatcatttctatatactaaagACAAACAAACGAACCACACTTTttgaaagatacaaaaacaatCAAAGATCCAGGAGTAATctaatgaaaatttcaaagatTTGTACCCTGCAAACTACAAAACTTACGGACAGAAATGAAAGCTACAGGGAGGAACATACCATGTCCATGAAATGAAAGACTAAATATTGTA includes:
- the OCIAD1 gene encoding OCIA domain-containing protein 1 isoform X3; this translates as MNGRADFREPNAEVPRPIPHIGADYIPTEEERRVFAECNDESFWFRSVPLAATSMLITQGLISKGILSSHPRYGSIPKLLFACIMGYFAGKLSYVKTCQEKFKNLENSPLGEALRSGQARRSSPSGHYSQKSKYDSNVSGHSSFVTSPAADNIEKDMLPHYEPIPFSASMNESTPTGITDHIAQGRNFS
- the OCIAD1 gene encoding OCIA domain-containing protein 1 isoform X2 gives rise to the protein MNGRADFREPNAEVPRPIPHIGADYIPTEEERRVFAECNDESFWFRSVPLAATSMLITQGLISKGILSSHPRYGSIPKLLFACIMGYFAGKLSYVKTCQEKFKNLENSPLGEALRSGQARRSSPSGHYSQKSKYDSNVSGHSSFVTSPAADNIEKDMLPHYEPIPFSASMNESTPTGITDHIAQVKVNKYGDTWDE